The Streptomyces rimosus genomic interval CCGAAGCGTGATCAATCACCGGACGCCGCCGCCTCCTCCTCATCCGCCGGCTCCGGCTCCCCCGTCGCATACGGATTCTCCTCCCCCTCCGCCAGCACCCCCACGAACGGCTCCCCCTCCCCCGCGAAGACGTACGCCCCGCCCTCGATCCGCTCGATCAGCCCACGGGTCCAGTCCGCGCCGGTGTCCGCCGCGTTCACCCACATGTTCATGATCTCGCCGATATGGCCGAGCTGCTCCGGGCCGTCCGCCGGTGTGTAGTACTCGGTGACCGACTCCCGCCACTCCTCCAGGCCCCGCACCCGCTCCTTGAGCAGGGCCACGGCCTCCTCGCGGGGCAGGTCGACGATGAAGCCGATCGCCGCGCTCAGTTCGTCCACCTTGCGGTCGTACTGGGACAGGGAGTCGCGCAGCAGCTTGAAGTACTCCGCCGTGCCCGCCTCGGTAATCTCGTACTCCGTGCGCGGGGGGCCGCCGGCGGTACTGGGGGCGATGTCGTGCGCGTGCAGCAGTCCCTGCTTCGCCATCTGTTTGAGAGCGTGGTAGATCGACCCCGGTTTGGCGTTGGACCACTCGTGGGCGCCCCAGTATTCGAGGTCGTTGCGCACCTGGTAACCGTGCGCCCGCCCGTGCTGTCGCACGGCCCCCAGTACCAACAGCCGGATCGCCGACATCGTCTCCTCGCATCCTTCACGCTCGCGCTGTGGCCAGCCTAGACCTCTTCTCTAATCAAGTTTGAATACCTGCTTGGCGCGCCCTACGCTCACCCTCATGGCCGAGACCGTGATTCCGATCCTCCCGTGCCCCTCCATCGACGAACTCCTCGACTTCTACCGGGCCCTCGGTTTCGAGGAGACCGCGTACCAGAAGAGCCCGAACCCGTACTGCGGCGTCCGCCTGCGCGGCATCGAGCTGCAGTTCTTCGGGATGAAGTCGTACGACCCGACCACCTCGTACAGCACCTGCTACGTCCTGACCGACGACGTGGACGGGCTCCACGCGGCCTTCCGCGCGAGCCTGAAGGCCGCGTACGGCAAGGTGCCGACCCGCGGGCTGCCGCGGATCGGGGCGCTGAAGGACATGGCGTACGGCGTGCGGCAGTTCCTGATGACCGACCCCGGCGGCAACTGCATACGCATCGGGCAGCCGATCGCGGACAGCTTCGAGTACCCGGCCGTCCCCAAGGAGCGGTACGCGCGCGCCCTGCACCAAGCGACGTTGTTCGCCGAGTCCAAGGGCGACCACGCCGCGGCGGCCCGCGTCATCGACCGGGCGCTGGAGAACGAACGGGGCGTACCGGGCAGTGAAGCGGCACCGGCCGGGCCGACCGCGCTCCAGCTCTTCCAGCTTCTCGTCCTGCGCGCCGAGACGGCTGCTCAGTTGGACGGCTCGACAGCGGCCGTTCCCTGGCTCGACCGGGCGGACGCGGTCGAACTCGACGCCGCGGAACGCGAGTCGGCACGCGACGTGCTGCGCCGGGCGGCGGAGTTGCGCGACGCCGCGAGCTGAAGGCGGGTCGGCGGTACGGAATGGCCCGCAGGCGCCCCATCCAGTCGGGCCGCTGTCCGGGACACGCCCGTCCCAGCGCTCTGACCAGCCCGGACACCAGCCCGCTTGTCCGGGACAGGCCAACCCCGTTGTCCCGCCGCCATGGCCGTACGCAGACTCCTGACCCGTCGGCCGGAGCCGGGGCGGAAGCCCTGCCCCCGGCAGCGACCTGTCCAGATGGTTTCTGCGAAGGGATTCCGCATGCGTACGTCGAAGAAGCTGGTGGCCGTGGCCGGGCTGGTGGCCGGAAGTGGACTGATCTGGGCGGGGCCTGCGACAGCTCGGGCGAGCGCGCCGACGACGACCGCGGCGGCCGTACGGGCCCTCCCCGCCGGTACGGCGCTCTCCCCCGCCCAGGCCCTCGCGGCGGGGTGCACCAAGGGCGGCCACGGCCAGTCGGTCGGCTTCGCGAACTGCCCGTCGTCCTTCGGCAAGTTCAAGGTACGGGTCTGGTGCACCTGGGCCGGCAGCGGCCTCAGCGCGTCGTGGCGCACCAAGTACAACGCCGCGAGCTGCAGCACCGGCAGCGTGCACACCGAGTCCAACGGCATCGAGATCATCAAGTACTGAGCGCAGCGCCCGGCACCGGCACGGGGGGCCGGTGCCGGGTCCGGCCGGTACGGAGGGGGCCGCGTCAGCCCTGCGCCGCGCGCTCCTCATCGACCAGGGTGAAGGCGGTCTTGCCGTCCAGGGACTCGCGGATGATGTCCGCGTGGCCGGCGTGCCGGGCGATCTCCTCGATCAGGTGGAGCAGCAGCCAGCGCATCGACTGCTCCGCCTTCGGCGGGAACCAGGGGGCCTCGGGCAGCGGGAACGTGCCGTTCAGGTCCGGCTGCGACCGGATGAACTCCTCGGTCGCCCGCGCCGTCTCCTCCCACTCGGCGAGCAGGCTCGCGACCGTCTGCGACTCCTCCAGCTGGAAGCTCAGGTGGTAGTTGGACATGTCGCGCTGGACGGTGTGCGGCACCTGCTGGGCGGTTTCCAGCCAGTCGCGCTCCACCTCGACGACGTGCTTGAGCAGACCGGCCAGGGACAGTTCGCTGGCGGACGGCTTACGGCTGGCCTGTTCGTCGGTCAGCCCGAGAACGGACCGGCGGATACCGCCGCGCTGCGCCTCCAGGAAGGCCAGGAGCGCGCCGCGCTCGTCGCCGTGGGCTTCGGCCGGAACGTGAGCGGGCATGGGAGCCGCCTTTCGTGAGGGCCGCGGCGCTGCTGCCGTGGTCGACAGGGAAAAAGCTACGGGCCATTGAGGACAGGTGGTGTCCTCAATGGCCCGCGGCTTTGGCCGCGTCCCGAAAATCGCCGCCCTGGATACGGGAAGCCTGGCCACCGGCGCCCGTCCGGGCCGCGTCGGCCGGTCCGGACGGGCGTGCTGGCGGTGCCGCGGACGGAAAGCGGCCGACCCTCAGAACGGGAACCGCGACCGCCCGTGCTGGATGGAGATCCACTTGGTGGTGGTGAACGCCTCCACCATCGCGTCGCCGTTCAGCCGCCCCAGCCCGGAGCCCTTCTCGCCGCCGAAGGGCACGATCGGCTCGTCGTGCACCGTGCCGTCGTTGATGTGGATCATGCCGGTCTCGATGCGCTTGGCGAACCGCACGCCGCGCTCGATGTCCCCGGTGTGCACGGCGCCGCTGAGCCCGTACGGGGAGTCGTTGGTGATCCGTACGGCCTCCTCGTCCCCGTCGAACGGGACCAGCGAGACGACCGGGCCGAAGACCTCCTGGGTGAGCGCGCACGAGCCCTCGGGCAGGCCGGCCAGGACGGTCGGACCGACCAGCGTGCCCCGGGCCGTGCCGTGCACCAGCGCGGTGCCGCCTTCGGAGACGGCACGCTCCACCACCGCGGTCACCGCCTCCGCCTGGCCCTCGTTGATCAGCGGGCCGATGTGGGTGGCCGGATCGGTCGGGTCGCCCACCTTCAGGGTCTTGACCTTGGCGACGAACTTCTCGGTGAACTCCTGCTCCACCGCGCGGTCCACCAGCACCCGGTTGGCGGCCATGCAGACCTGGCCCTGGTGCACGAAGCGGCTGAAGACGGCGGCGTCCACCGCGTAGTCGATGTCGGCGTCGTCCAGGACGACCAGCGCGCTGTTGCCGCCCAGCTCCAGGACGGTGCGCTTGAAGTGGGAGGCGGCGACGGTCGCAACGTGGCGGCCGACCTTCTCCGAGCCGGTGAAGGAGATGACCTTCGGCACCGGGTGCTCGATGAGCGCGTCACCGATCTCCGCGATGTCGGTGACCACGACGTTCAGCAGCCCGGCCGGCAGCCCGGCCTCCTCGAAGACCTTGGCGACCAGGCCGCCGCCGCAGATCGGGGTGTTCTGGTGGGGCTTGAGCACGACGGCGTTGCCGAGCGCGAGCGCGGGCGCCACCGACTTGACCGACAGCAGGAACGGGAAGTTGAAGGGGCTGATGACGCCGACGACGCCGACCGGGAGGCGGTAGAGCCGGTTTTCCTTGCCATCCACCGGGGACGGCAGAATGCGGCCCTCGGCCCGCAGCGAGAGCTGGATCGCCTCGCGCAGGAATTCCCGTACGAGATGCAGCTCGAAGGCCACCTTGGCGTGCGTGCCGCCGACCTCGGCGGCGATCGCCGCGCCGAGTTCCTGCTCCCGGTCGTCGATGATCCGCAGCGCGCGCTCGAAGACCAGCCTGCGGGTGTACGGGTTGGTGGCCCCCCACTCCCCCTGCGCGCGTTCGGCGGCACGGTACGCCTGGTCGATCTCGTCAACGGTGGCGACGGTTATGGACGCCAGCTTCTCCCCGTCATAGGGATTGAAGTCGACGATGTCCCACGAGCCGCTTCCGGCCCGCCATTCGCCGTCGATGTACTGGTACGCCAACTCGTCGAAGAAGGACATGAGAAATCCCAATCTGGAGGGCGGGACGCGCATCGGGGCGCCCGGCCGGGGGGTGCTGGCTCCTGATTGGCACTCATGCTACCTACGGGTTAAGTCAGTTGGAGTAGACCACGTATCAAGTCCCTGGTCTCGGCCGGATTCGGACTGTCCTCCTGGAGGCGGTCCATGACACGCGCGTACTGCGTCACCTCGTCGCGCTTGTCGAGATAGAGGGCGCTGGTCAGCTGCTCCAGGTAGACGACGTCGGGCAGCCCGGGCTCCGGGAATCCGAGCGTGGTGAAGGCGCCGCTCTCGCCCGCGTGCCCGCCGAAGCTGAACGGCATCACCTGGAGGCGCACATTCGGCCGCTCGGAGAGTTCGATCAGGTGCCGCAGCTGCCCGCGCATCACCTCGCGGTCGCCGTACGGGCGGCGCAGCGCCGCCTCGTCGAGCACACAGTGGAACTCCGGCGGGCGCTCTGCCAGCAACAACTTCTGCCGCTCCAGACGCAGCGCGACCCGGCGGTCGATTTCTGCCGCACCGGCATCGGGCATACCGCGGCGCACGACCGCATGCGCGTACTCCTGCGTTTGCAGAAGCCCGTGCACGAACTGGACCTCGTAGGCGCGGATGAGGGAAGCGGCCCCCTCCAGGCCCACATATGTCTGAAACCAGCCGGGCAGAACGTCGCCGTAACTGTGCCACCAGCCCGCGACGTTGGCCTCCCGGGCCAGTACGAGCAGTGCCTCGCGCTCCTGCGGATCGTTCACGCCGTACAGCGTGAGCAGGTCCTCGACGTCCCTCGCCTTGAAGCTCACCCGGCCCAGTTCCATCCGGCTGATCTTCGACTCGGAGGCGCGGATGGAGTAGCCGGCCGCCTCGCGGGTGATCCCGCGCGACTCACGCAACCTGCGGAGCTGTGCCCCCAGCAGGATGCGCCGCACCACGGACCCGCTCGATTCACTTGCGGACACCTTTGTGACCCTCCCATGGCCCACCCCGTCCAACAGTGGGCCGCAGTCTGCCACGTCCGGGCTTCGTTGAGTGCTCATCCGGTTACTGATGTGTGAGGTCCGGGCAGCCGCTCCACAAGAACACGTAGGAAGAAATACGCGTGAAGTGGCATGCCCGCCCCCAAACAGGGCGCGTGCACGTGCATCTGCCCTTGCATCTGGCGTACGCATTGGGAACCATGGGCAGCGCACGCATGCACGCTCGTGAAAGATCCGCCAGACCGCCAGATCCGGGTGCCCGGCCAGGATCATGACGTCCGCGAATGCCAGGGGTGCCTCGCATGGGAACGACTGTTTTGACCATGCTCCAGCCGTTATGGCAGGACTTTCCTTCCGCCGACCCCCTGGCCGTCTCCGGTTCCGTCTCCTATTCGCTGGCACCACGGTACGAGTCGGTGCGCGGAGCCCGGCAGTTCACCCGCGAGACACTGCACCGTTGGGAGCTGGAGGACATCTTCGACGGGGTCGCCCTGGTCGTCTCCGAACTGGTCACCAACGCGCTGCGGCACACCGCGGCGGTCGGCGGCGGAGCGTGCGAGACGTCCCACGACGCGTCCGCACTGCCCGCCAGGCTGCACCTGATGCGCTGGTCGTCCCGGCTGGTGTGCGCGGTACGGGACTCCAGCGACGCGACGCCGGAGGCCGGGGAGGCCGAGGCCGGCGCGGAGTCGGGCCGCGGCCTGTACCTGGTGGACGCCTTCAGTGACGGCTGGGGCTGGCACCCCCTGGCCAACGCGCCGCACGGCAAGATCGTGTGGGCGCAGTTCAGACTGCCCTGAGCGGCGGATGTTCCGGGGCCGCGGGGGCACGGGGCCCGGGGGCCCCGGAACATCCGCCGGCCTGCCCGGACGGCCGGAACCGTCCGGGCAGGCGCGCGGGCAGGCGGTGATCAGTCCCTGACCAGGTGGTCGAACTCGCCGTCCTTGACGCCCAGGATCATCGCCTCGACCTCGGCCGGCGTGTAGACGAGCGCCGGGCCGTCCGGGAAGCGCGAGTTGCGTACGGCGATCTCGCCGCCCGGCAGTCGCGCGAACTCCACGCAGGAGCCCTGCGAGTTGCTGTGCCTGCTCTTCTGCCAGATCACACCGTGGAGATCCGTTGCGGCCATGCCGTTGTATGCGTCGGGCACAGGTGTCTCCCCCGGTGGATGCGGTGGTCAGCGGTGGTGGATCCGGGCGCGCTGAGCGGTTGGCATTCGATGATGGTCTGTCAGTAGCAGTGCCGACAACAGGAACGGTGTCAACTGCAACTGCTTCGGATCATAGCTGCGTTCATGTGCCGATGCATGGTCGGATGCACGTGCACGACGGCCCGTAAAAGCCTGGTCACAGCACGTCGAGCACCCCGGGCACCTCACGCAACACCCGCATCACCGGGCCACCGCGCCCGGATCCCCCGCTCACTTCGACGCGTACGGCAGCAAAGCCATCTCCCGCGCGTTCTTGATCGCACGGGCCAGCTGCCGCTGCTGCTGCGCGCTCACCCGCGTGATCCGGCGACTGCGGATCTTGCCGCGGTCGGAGATGAACTTCCGCAGCAGGTCGGTGTTCTTGTAGTCGATGTAGGTGATTCCGGCCGCGTCCAGGGGGTTGGGACGGGGCGCGGACTTCTTACGGGGGTCGTGGCGGCGGGGCACGGAGGGGCTCCTGAGGTCGTACGGGCAGGTCACGGCCGTAGGGAAGCGGCGGACGCTACCGGCGGGGGGCGGGGAGGGCGGCCCGGGGGGACGGGGAAGGCGGCCCGGTGGGGAGCCGGCGGACCGGCGACCGGTGCCATGCCGGCGGATCGGCGGTCGGCAGGAAACCGGCGGATTACGGAACGGGATCGAGGAGTTCGTCGAACGCGGGGGCCAGCCGCTTCCACGCCTCGGGCCCGCCCGCGTACTCCTCGTCCGTCAGCAGGCAGGACTCCAGCAGCGACGTCAGACCGTCGCGGTCCAGCCCCGGCGAGGTGAAGACCAGGTGCTGCGCGCGGTCGCCGTGCTCGGGGTGCCAGTCCAGCGCGGCCGCGGCGCGGCGTACCGGCGGCACCAGCTCCCAGGCGGCGTCCGGCAGCGCGGCCAGCCACGGACCGGCGTTCTCGACGCACAGCGCGCCGCCCGCCGCGTCCCAGGACAGCAGCGTGTCCGGCCGGTCGGCCAGCCAGAACCGGCCACGGCTGCGGGCCGCCGCACAGGTCAGGTCCTCCAGCGCCGCGTACAGCCGGGCCGGGTGGAAGGGCCGGTCGCGGTGCCAGACGAGGGTGCCGACGCCGTCCGCGTCGGCCTCCTGCGGCAGCAGCGCGCACGCCGGGTGCTGCCGTGCCGCCGCCGCTTCCACGTCGAAGCCCGCGAGGGCCGCGGCGGCCAGCTCGCCGGGGGCGTCGACGGCCACCTGCCGGGCGGTGGGGTGCAGCTGCGCGAGCAGCGCCAGGTCGGACGCGTCGCCCTCCTCCTCGCCGGGCGCGATGGCAAGGACCGGCGGGTACTCCAGCTGCCGCGCCCAGGTATCCGCGACGGTCCGCTGATCGGAGGCCGCCGCGGCGAGCCCCGCCTCGGCCAGGTCGTCGCCGCAGCCCAGGTACGGCAGCAGCAGCGCCGGTTCGACGGCCGTGATGACGCCGGTCAGCGCCAGCTCCGTACCGCCGCAGGCCGTGACCACCTCGGCCATGGCCTTGGGCTCCACGGAGTCC includes:
- a CDS encoding PadR family transcriptional regulator — encoded protein: MSAIRLLVLGAVRQHGRAHGYQVRNDLEYWGAHEWSNAKPGSIYHALKQMAKQGLLHAHDIAPSTAGGPPRTEYEITEAGTAEYFKLLRDSLSQYDRKVDELSAAIGFIVDLPREEAVALLKERVRGLEEWRESVTEYYTPADGPEQLGHIGEIMNMWVNAADTGADWTRGLIERIEGGAYVFAGEGEPFVGVLAEGEENPYATGEPEPADEEEAAASGD
- a CDS encoding bleomycin resistance protein, whose product is MAETVIPILPCPSIDELLDFYRALGFEETAYQKSPNPYCGVRLRGIELQFFGMKSYDPTTSYSTCYVLTDDVDGLHAAFRASLKAAYGKVPTRGLPRIGALKDMAYGVRQFLMTDPGGNCIRIGQPIADSFEYPAVPKERYARALHQATLFAESKGDHAAAARVIDRALENERGVPGSEAAPAGPTALQLFQLLVLRAETAAQLDGSTAAVPWLDRADAVELDAAERESARDVLRRAAELRDAAS
- a CDS encoding DinB family protein, with product MPAHVPAEAHGDERGALLAFLEAQRGGIRRSVLGLTDEQASRKPSASELSLAGLLKHVVEVERDWLETAQQVPHTVQRDMSNYHLSFQLEESQTVASLLAEWEETARATEEFIRSQPDLNGTFPLPEAPWFPPKAEQSMRWLLLHLIEEIARHAGHADIIRESLDGKTAFTLVDEERAAQG
- a CDS encoding aldehyde dehydrogenase family protein, with amino-acid sequence MSFFDELAYQYIDGEWRAGSGSWDIVDFNPYDGEKLASITVATVDEIDQAYRAAERAQGEWGATNPYTRRLVFERALRIIDDREQELGAAIAAEVGGTHAKVAFELHLVREFLREAIQLSLRAEGRILPSPVDGKENRLYRLPVGVVGVISPFNFPFLLSVKSVAPALALGNAVVLKPHQNTPICGGGLVAKVFEEAGLPAGLLNVVVTDIAEIGDALIEHPVPKVISFTGSEKVGRHVATVAASHFKRTVLELGGNSALVVLDDADIDYAVDAAVFSRFVHQGQVCMAANRVLVDRAVEQEFTEKFVAKVKTLKVGDPTDPATHIGPLINEGQAEAVTAVVERAVSEGGTALVHGTARGTLVGPTVLAGLPEGSCALTQEVFGPVVSLVPFDGDEEAVRITNDSPYGLSGAVHTGDIERGVRFAKRIETGMIHINDGTVHDEPIVPFGGEKGSGLGRLNGDAMVEAFTTTKWISIQHGRSRFPF
- a CDS encoding helix-turn-helix domain-containing protein, producing the protein MSASESSGSVVRRILLGAQLRRLRESRGITREAAGYSIRASESKISRMELGRVSFKARDVEDLLTLYGVNDPQEREALLVLAREANVAGWWHSYGDVLPGWFQTYVGLEGAASLIRAYEVQFVHGLLQTQEYAHAVVRRGMPDAGAAEIDRRVALRLERQKLLLAERPPEFHCVLDEAALRRPYGDREVMRGQLRHLIELSERPNVRLQVMPFSFGGHAGESGAFTTLGFPEPGLPDVVYLEQLTSALYLDKRDEVTQYARVMDRLQEDSPNPAETRDLIRGLLQLT
- a CDS encoding ATP-binding protein, translated to MGTTVLTMLQPLWQDFPSADPLAVSGSVSYSLAPRYESVRGARQFTRETLHRWELEDIFDGVALVVSELVTNALRHTAAVGGGACETSHDASALPARLHLMRWSSRLVCAVRDSSDATPEAGEAEAGAESGRGLYLVDAFSDGWGWHPLANAPHGKIVWAQFRLP
- a CDS encoding DUF397 domain-containing protein, yielding MPDAYNGMAATDLHGVIWQKSRHSNSQGSCVEFARLPGGEIAVRNSRFPDGPALVYTPAEVEAMILGVKDGEFDHLVRD
- the rpsR gene encoding 30S ribosomal protein S18 → MPRRHDPRKKSAPRPNPLDAAGITYIDYKNTDLLRKFISDRGKIRSRRITRVSAQQQRQLARAIKNAREMALLPYASK
- a CDS encoding CobW family GTP-binding protein, whose protein sequence is MGGPSQDPSPDQPREGATGGPGGPSGGYGDRLPVVIVGGLHSDARRTTVERLLRAVPGSVALHHDLATAAEGTVRRTVRDAGGVLDTGEAPLVNDCACCALREDLVPELERLAAGRTCRLAVVELWDSVEPKAMAEVVTACGGTELALTGVITAVEPALLLPYLGCGDDLAEAGLAAAASDQRTVADTWARQLEYPPVLAIAPGEEEGDASDLALLAQLHPTARQVAVDAPGELAAAALAGFDVEAAAARQHPACALLPQEADADGVGTLVWHRDRPFHPARLYAALEDLTCAAARSRGRFWLADRPDTLLSWDAAGGALCVENAGPWLAALPDAAWELVPPVRRAAAALDWHPEHGDRAQHLVFTSPGLDRDGLTSLLESCLLTDEEYAGGPEAWKRLAPAFDELLDPVP